A segment of the Fibrobacter succinogenes subsp. succinogenes S85 genome:
CGAAAAGGTTATCGAGCGCTTCCGTTACAAGGCGGCAAAGGCGGCGATGGTGCAGTCGAAGATCAAGGCTGCGGCAAAGCTTGCAACGGGTGAGCGCCTCACGCATGAACGCAACCTGGATTTCAATTTCAAGAATGCAGAATTCCCGGGCAAGCGCATGCTCCAGATTCATGGGCTCTCTTTTGCGTACAAGAACGAAAACGGCTACGGTCCGGAGCTGATTTCGGACCTCGAGTTGGAAGTGTTCAAGGGCGACCGCATTGCAATTATCGGCCCGAACGGTCGCGGTAAAACGACGCTCCTGAACTTGATTGCGAAAGAATTTGAACCGACCCAGGGTACAATCAATTACAACCCGAATCTCAAGATAAATTACTTTGGTCAGACGAATATCAACCGCTTGAATCTTGAAAATACGGTCGAAGAAGAAATTGCAAGTGCGATTGCGGATGTGTCGCAGAAGAGCCGTGCGCGTAGCCTCGCGGGTGTGATGATGTTCAGCGGCGATACTGCCATGAAGAAGGTCAAGGTGCTTTCGGGTGGTGAACGTAGCCGTGTGCTGTTGGGCAAGATTTTGGCGAACGAAAGCAACATGCTTTTGCTTGACGAACCGACGAACCACTTGGACATGGAAAGCATCGAGAGCTTGATTGATGCGCTTGAAGATTACGATGGTACCGCACTTGTCGTGACGCATGACGAAGAACTGTTGCACGCTTTTGCGACTCGCCTCATCGTCTTTGACGGTGGTAAGTGCCGTATCTTCGAAGGCACTTACGCGGACTTCCTTGAAAAGGTTGGCTGGGCTTCTGAAAAGAAGCCGGGCGGCTCGAACTCCGCAAATATCAAGGTCTCGAATATCGACGTCACGGACGACAAGCCCGTGAGTTCGACGCCGCGCACCAAGGAAGACCGCAGGGCGCGAGCAGACTACATTGCCGAACGCAGCAAGGTCATCAAGCCGCTCGAAAAAGAGACTGCCCGCCTCGAAGCTGAAATTGCGAAGGCCGAAGCTCTCGGCGGTGAACTTGAAGCAAAGCTTGTGGCCGCCTCGGAATCTGGCGACGGCAATGCCATTACGTCCATTGCAAAAGACATGGACGAAAACAAGAAGCTGACAGAAGAACTTTACGCCGCCTGGGAAAAGGCAAGTGCCGAACTTGAAGCTGCGAAGGACAAGTACAAGCTGGATTAGCTGTTAGCCATGAAAAAACTCGTTTGTCTTTGTGTATTCGCGGTGTTGTTATCGAGTTGCGCCATGCATACGCCGGATCCGAGCGCTTTTATGGAAGTGTTTGAGAAAGAATATCCAAAAGATTGGCGAGGGTCTGGAGCTGGATATGTTTGCGTTCGGGGAGGCAATTATACAGAAAAAATGTGGGCGATTCCGTCGTATTGGGATATTGGCGGAAATGTTGCATTCCTTGAATATTTCGTAGTAGGTCTTTCTTACCAGTGGTTGCCCATTATTAATTTGGGTGTTGGCAATCGTTTTATTGCTTGGCGTGGGTGGATTGATTTTTTTTCGCTTTTAGGGGATTTGGATCAATTCAATTATGGGACTGGGCTTGTCCAGCAAGTGATTCCGACGGAAAACTTCCGATTCGGATTTGAAGAGAACTTTACTCATAATTATGCTGCTCCTTATTCTAAATCTGAATTTGAGGATAATGATTATTGGGAGTGGGCACTTGGCGTGTTTTCCCGATATCGAGTAAGTACGGATAAAACAGTTCGGAGTGTTTCTTTGTCTTTCCGCGTGCAAAGACGGTTCTTTGATTCGTACAGAATGTCGAAGTATGGAAAATATCTTTATTCGCTGTCTTTGTCGGTGACATGGACCGATAAAAAGTAAAAACTTGTTTTTTTAGTGAATTTAGTTTAAATTTATCCTGATATTGATGAAATTGTCGGTAATGTTATTGTTGACAGTTTATTTCTATGCGTAAATTAGTTCTTTGTTGCCTTGCAGTATTGATATTTTCGTCTGCTTTGTGGGCGAAGACGGAATATTTTATTTTGCCCGTTCAGTTGCATGGTGTCCATGGTGATTACGCCAAAAGAATCGTGGCGCTGATTAAGGAATACGCAACTATTGACGGTTATGCCATTGTTAAAAGCGAGGAAAATTGCGATTATCTATTGCAAATTAAATTGATTCGAGAAGAAGTCGGCGTGGCTGTTGTTATCGAAAAAAGAAAGAAGAATGAAAAGGTCGTTTGGAGTTATGGGCACATCGCTTATGAGCCGAATGACTTTATTCCTATTGTCAGTTACGTTTCTCGCAAGATAAAGTAAATTGTAGAGGGGCGTAAAATGAAATATTGCTTGTTGATTCTTTCGCTGTTGCTTGTTGGGTGCGTG
Coding sequences within it:
- a CDS encoding ABC-F family ATP-binding cassette domain-containing protein; this encodes MIQIQNVSKSFGMQVLLDGASMLVADHERVGLVGRNGCGKSTLFKMILGQECLDGGNIDIPKGYTIGYLQQHIKFTHPTVHEEACSVLKVNEDGWLEEHKVEAILFGLGFDEESMQKDPMLLSGGFQIRLNLAKVLASEPDMLLLDEPTNYLDIVSMRWLSRFLRAWKGEVLLITHDHHFMDEVCTHTVGIHRHKMRKVKGTVEKLRETIAEEEEVAMRTQENEQRKKEQLEKVIERFRYKAAKAAMVQSKIKAAAKLATGERLTHERNLDFNFKNAEFPGKRMLQIHGLSFAYKNENGYGPELISDLELEVFKGDRIAIIGPNGRGKTTLLNLIAKEFEPTQGTINYNPNLKINYFGQTNINRLNLENTVEEEIASAIADVSQKSRARSLAGVMMFSGDTAMKKVKVLSGGERSRVLLGKILANESNMLLLDEPTNHLDMESIESLIDALEDYDGTALVVTHDEELLHAFATRLIVFDGGKCRIFEGTYADFLEKVGWASEKKPGGSNSANIKVSNIDVTDDKPVSSTPRTKEDRRARADYIAERSKVIKPLEKETARLEAEIAKAEALGGELEAKLVAASESGDGNAITSIAKDMDENKKLTEELYAAWEKASAELEAAKDKYKLD